One Obesumbacterium proteus DNA window includes the following coding sequences:
- the mdcH gene encoding malonate decarboxylase subunit epsilon yields the protein MKVLFTFPGQGPQRPAMLHDLPDNAISRSLIEQANIALNEDVLALDSASSLQRTRAVQLCLLIAGVAYARELQTAGVQADFVSGLSIGAFPAAVVAGALDFSDAVRLVALRGELMENAYPTGFGLSAVVGLNLNQLEPLIAEVNSPDLPVYLANINAEEQFVIAGSEAAMQQVMTLARAKGAHKTQRLAVSVPSHCALLLEPAHQLEQAMQNVVLQRPNIAYLSGSTGRVLWQPERIADDLAFNMSRTVRWHEAMVAAYEREVRLAIEMPPGAVLTGLTRKVMEQGEALSRCQLGLKSVTDIVARYQKQA from the coding sequence ATGAAGGTCTTATTTACTTTTCCCGGTCAAGGGCCGCAGCGCCCTGCGATGCTGCATGACTTACCTGATAATGCTATTTCACGCTCGCTCATTGAACAGGCTAATATCGCGTTAAACGAAGACGTGTTGGCGCTAGACAGCGCCTCATCGTTGCAAAGAACGCGTGCGGTTCAGCTATGTTTACTGATCGCGGGCGTTGCCTACGCCAGAGAGCTTCAGACGGCGGGAGTTCAGGCTGATTTCGTTAGCGGCCTGTCTATTGGTGCTTTCCCCGCGGCGGTGGTTGCGGGTGCGTTGGATTTCTCGGACGCCGTGCGTTTAGTCGCCCTACGCGGTGAGCTGATGGAAAATGCTTATCCTACGGGTTTTGGCCTTTCTGCCGTTGTCGGTCTGAATTTGAATCAGCTAGAACCGCTGATTGCCGAGGTGAATTCGCCGGATTTGCCGGTTTATTTAGCCAACATCAACGCCGAAGAACAGTTTGTGATTGCCGGTAGCGAAGCCGCTATGCAGCAGGTAATGACGCTGGCGCGGGCCAAAGGCGCGCATAAAACGCAGCGTCTGGCGGTTAGCGTTCCTTCGCACTGCGCGCTGTTGCTGGAGCCCGCACACCAGTTGGAGCAGGCGATGCAAAACGTGGTGCTACAACGACCGAACATTGCTTATCTCAGCGGCAGCACGGGGCGCGTGTTATGGCAACCCGAACGCATTGCCGACGACTTGGCATTCAATATGTCGCGCACCGTGCGTTGGCATGAAGCCATGGTCGCGGCCTATGAGCGAGAAGTGCGTCTGGCAATTGAAATGCCGCCGGGTGCAGTACTTACAGGCTTAACCCGAAAAGTGATGGAGCAGGGGGAAGCGCTTTCGCGCTGCCAACTTGGCTTGAAATCTGTCACTGATATTGTGGCTCGCTATCAGAAACAGGCTTAA
- the yajD gene encoding HNH nuclease YajD, which translates to MAIIPKNYARLETGYREKALKIYPWVCGRCSREFVYSNLRELTVHHIDHDHTNNPEDGSNWELLCLYCHDHEHSKYTEADQYGSTVIAGEDAQKDVGEATYNPFADLKAMLNKK; encoded by the coding sequence ATGGCCATTATCCCTAAGAACTATGCCCGTTTAGAAACTGGCTACCGCGAAAAAGCGCTTAAAATCTATCCGTGGGTGTGCGGCCGCTGTTCGCGCGAATTTGTGTACTCCAATCTGCGTGAATTAACGGTGCATCATATCGATCACGATCACACCAATAACCCAGAAGACGGCAGCAACTGGGAGCTTCTGTGTTTATATTGCCACGACCACGAGCACTCAAAATACACCGAAGCCGACCAATACGGTTCAACCGTGATTGCGGGTGAAGATGCGCAAAAAGACGTAGGTGAAGCCACCTATAATCCGTTTGCCGATCTTAAAGCCATGCTGAATAAGAAATAA
- a CDS encoding LysR family transcriptional regulator, which produces MIDSEITLRKLEIFLAFMEKENITRAAESLGLSSVSVHRALHTLEEGFRCPLFVHKGRNLLPLPAAHTLAEYARDLVELAQKGIEETRIAAGFGQQRMKIGTMYSLTLETIPKLIMGVKLRRPEVEISLTMGSNQDLLQQLENQQLDAILISISDSQVNEQLFETVPLFQDDIFLAAPASSTLVKPGLADLRDYRGEKFVALAEGFATYHGFSEAFQIAGFEPDIVTRVNDIFSMLSLVQAGVGYTLIPGRMKNVYESSVKLLPLCNEYQMRQTIALVFARSREQDPNLLALTAEGRMYARAHPSFS; this is translated from the coding sequence ATGATCGACAGCGAAATAACTCTGCGAAAATTAGAAATCTTTTTAGCTTTCATGGAAAAAGAGAATATTACCCGCGCAGCAGAATCACTGGGGTTAAGCAGTGTGAGCGTGCATAGAGCGTTACACACGCTGGAAGAAGGTTTTCGCTGCCCGCTATTTGTGCATAAAGGACGGAATTTATTACCGCTTCCGGCCGCACACACGCTGGCGGAATATGCCCGCGACTTGGTGGAGCTTGCCCAGAAAGGCATCGAAGAAACGCGCATTGCCGCTGGATTTGGCCAGCAGCGGATGAAAATTGGCACCATGTATTCGCTGACGTTGGAAACCATTCCAAAGCTCATCATGGGCGTTAAGCTGCGCCGCCCAGAAGTGGAAATCAGCCTTACCATGGGTTCGAATCAGGATTTATTACAGCAGCTCGAAAACCAGCAGCTCGACGCCATTCTGATTTCAATTTCCGATAGCCAAGTAAACGAACAGTTATTCGAAACCGTGCCGCTGTTTCAAGACGATATTTTTCTTGCGGCACCCGCCTCATCAACGCTGGTGAAACCCGGTTTGGCAGATTTGCGGGATTATCGAGGCGAGAAATTCGTTGCCTTAGCGGAAGGATTTGCCACCTATCATGGCTTTAGCGAGGCATTTCAAATAGCCGGTTTCGAGCCGGACATCGTTACCCGAGTCAACGATATTTTCTCGATGCTCAGTCTGGTTCAGGCTGGCGTGGGCTATACGCTGATCCCAGGCCGAATGAAAAACGTGTATGAAAGCAGCGTAAAACTACTGCCGCTGTGCAATGAATATCAGATGCGTCAGACCATTGCCTTGGTATTTGCACGTAGCCGAGAACAAGATCCTAACCTGCTCGCGCTTACCGCAGAAGGACGCATGTACGCACGCGCCCATCCTTCATTCAGTTAA
- a CDS encoding fatty acid desaturase has product MTSATSKTRTSHYLHAEQKNRIRLWQRQWLWRSELPTWCVLIAVYGGWALVVCHWQSLGKAVGTPLLILIACWYMSLQHELIHGHPTRWPRVNQLLGLLPLAVWYPYGVYRDSHLAHHNDDSLTHPLEDPESYYFAESRWQHSSALWRGVIAFRNTFFGRILLGPALGIGALLKNEFMEIIHGDSKKIAMWLIHLSLLALVLWIAQLAGISAWWYLLAVSYPALGLAMVRSFYEHRAVDEPSARSIINEAAWPWRLLFLNLNYHIVHHDLPGLPWYGLRKAYLADRTEYQQRNHGFVVQGYSQWWRNYAWRSVEVTQHPLMGREEKGLTELSDANKHNNNDEEPLWQEMYLSDVRFWHLWR; this is encoded by the coding sequence ATGACATCAGCAACCAGCAAAACGCGAACTTCGCACTATCTGCATGCCGAGCAGAAAAACCGTATTCGTTTATGGCAACGCCAATGGCTGTGGCGCAGCGAGCTTCCAACGTGGTGCGTGCTGATCGCCGTGTATGGCGGATGGGCGCTGGTGGTTTGCCACTGGCAGTCGCTTGGCAAAGCCGTGGGAACTCCGCTGCTGATACTCATCGCGTGCTGGTATATGTCATTACAACATGAGCTTATCCATGGGCATCCAACGCGCTGGCCGCGTGTGAACCAACTGCTTGGGCTTTTACCGTTGGCGGTTTGGTATCCCTATGGCGTTTATCGAGACTCTCATTTAGCCCACCACAACGATGACTCTTTAACGCATCCGCTGGAAGATCCTGAGTCCTACTATTTTGCCGAGTCACGCTGGCAGCATTCATCGGCGTTGTGGCGCGGCGTTATTGCGTTTCGAAATACCTTTTTTGGTCGCATCTTGCTGGGCCCCGCGCTGGGGATTGGCGCACTGCTTAAAAATGAGTTTATGGAAATAATTCACGGCGATAGTAAAAAAATTGCCATGTGGTTGATTCATCTTTCATTGCTGGCGTTAGTGCTCTGGATCGCCCAACTCGCGGGGATTTCAGCGTGGTGGTATCTACTGGCGGTGAGCTATCCGGCCTTAGGGCTTGCCATGGTTCGCTCGTTTTACGAGCACCGTGCGGTGGACGAACCCTCAGCCCGTTCTATTATTAATGAAGCGGCATGGCCTTGGCGGCTGCTTTTTCTCAATTTGAACTATCACATTGTTCATCACGATTTGCCGGGATTACCGTGGTATGGATTACGTAAAGCCTATCTGGCAGACCGCACCGAGTATCAACAGCGCAATCACGGATTTGTGGTGCAGGGCTATTCGCAATGGTGGCGGAACTATGCGTGGCGCTCTGTTGAAGTGACTCAGCATCCTTTAATGGGGCGAGAAGAAAAAGGCTTAACCGAGCTTTCAGATGCAAACAAACACAATAACAATGATGAGGAACCGTTATGGCAGGAAATGTATTTATCGGACGTAAGATTCTGGCATCTTTGGCGTTAA
- a CDS encoding Yip1 family protein: MSNHVWGLLSHPAQEFRQIRQENESVSHIYTHHVLLMAAIPVICSFIGTTQFGWDFGGDRVFKVMPMTALAIAVVFYGLMLAAVGFVGMVIRWMAREYENCPSLNQCIVFAGYVGTPMFISSIVSIYPMVWLCMLTVIVGVCYSGYLLYRGIPNFLGITEGQGFIFSGSTFAIGVLVLELLLGITVIMWGYGSHIF, translated from the coding sequence ATGAGTAACCATGTTTGGGGACTGTTATCGCATCCGGCACAGGAGTTCCGGCAAATACGGCAGGAAAATGAGTCGGTATCGCATATCTATACTCACCATGTGCTGCTGATGGCTGCTATTCCTGTCATCTGCTCTTTTATCGGTACCACCCAGTTTGGCTGGGATTTCGGCGGAGACCGCGTTTTTAAAGTTATGCCGATGACGGCGTTAGCCATTGCAGTTGTGTTTTACGGCTTAATGCTCGCCGCGGTTGGTTTTGTTGGTATGGTCATTCGCTGGATGGCTCGGGAATATGAAAACTGCCCGAGTTTAAATCAATGTATTGTGTTTGCGGGCTACGTCGGTACGCCCATGTTTATTAGCAGTATCGTATCAATATATCCGATGGTATGGCTGTGCATGCTCACTGTTATTGTTGGTGTATGTTATAGCGGGTATTTGTTGTATCGCGGTATTCCGAATTTCCTCGGTATCACTGAAGGTCAGGGGTTTATATTTTCTGGCTCCACCTTTGCAATAGGCGTTTTGGTACTCGAGCTGTTATTAGGGATTACCGTTATCATGTGGGGCTATGGTTCACATATTTTCTAG
- a CDS encoding biotin-independent malonate decarboxylase subunit beta — protein MRNDLSFIELSARERARRLLDAGTFRELLGPFEHITSPWLEPQGIVTQADDGMVVAKGTIEGKPAVVVAVEGAFQGGSMGEVSGAKMASALELAAEDNRNGIPTQAVLLLETGGVRLQEANLGLAAIADIHAAIVDLRRYTPVVGIVAGTVGCFGGMSIAAALCSYLIVTREARLGLNGPQVIEQEAGIEEYDSRDRPFIWSMTGGDVRYRNGFVDVEVPDGLNAVKQAMNQCIARGVPEQHRSDKFAQYLTALQGFDTRQQATTELAAELFSQNHLSAKDRLQEDRA, from the coding sequence ATGCGTAACGATCTCAGCTTTATCGAACTCAGCGCCCGTGAACGTGCGCGTCGTTTACTGGATGCCGGTACTTTCCGTGAATTATTAGGCCCCTTCGAGCACATCACATCGCCGTGGTTAGAACCTCAGGGCATTGTGACGCAGGCCGACGACGGCATGGTGGTGGCTAAAGGCACCATTGAAGGCAAACCCGCGGTCGTGGTTGCGGTTGAAGGCGCTTTCCAAGGCGGCAGCATGGGCGAAGTGTCCGGTGCCAAAATGGCTTCAGCGCTAGAGCTGGCCGCGGAGGATAACCGCAACGGTATTCCAACGCAGGCTGTCTTGTTGCTAGAAACCGGCGGCGTGCGTTTGCAAGAGGCCAATCTCGGTTTGGCGGCCATTGCGGATATTCATGCGGCGATTGTCGATCTGCGTCGCTATACGCCGGTAGTGGGCATTGTTGCCGGTACCGTTGGCTGCTTCGGTGGTATGTCGATTGCGGCCGCGCTGTGCAGCTATTTGATCGTAACGCGTGAAGCGCGCTTAGGACTCAACGGCCCGCAGGTGATTGAGCAGGAAGCGGGGATTGAAGAGTATGACTCACGCGACCGCCCATTCATCTGGAGCATGACCGGTGGTGACGTTCGTTATCGCAACGGTTTTGTTGATGTCGAAGTCCCTGATGGCTTAAACGCGGTAAAACAGGCAATGAATCAGTGTATTGCCCGTGGTGTTCCTGAACAACATCGTTCAGATAAATTCGCCCAGTATCTGACCGCGCTGCAAGGATTCGATACTCGCCAACAGGCAACGACTGAACTGGCCGCCGAACTTTTCTCTCAGAATCATCTCTCTGCTAAAGACCGTTTACAGGAGGATCGCGCATGA
- a CDS encoding AEC family transporter has product MTYVIIHALAPIFVIMLLGFYAGKAKMVDNKNVSLLNIFVMDFALPAALFSATVQTPWSGIVQQSPLIVVLVLGMWITYAAIYFICTKVFKKTPQDAAVLTLTVALPNYAALGLPILGSVLGESSSTSLSVAVAIACGSVLMTPFCLLILEREKARESGAIQGSTLTMLPVLMWRSVKKPIVWGPLLGVVLSAIGIHMPEMVLASIKPLGLSATASALFLTGVILSARKLQINTCVVLSSVTKLLIQPFIAWGIVLAMGLHGDVAVTAILMIALSAGFFGIVFGNRFGVQSPDAEATLLISSVLCIITLPLFIALTAGI; this is encoded by the coding sequence ATGACATACGTAATTATTCACGCCCTCGCCCCAATCTTCGTCATCATGCTGCTCGGCTTTTATGCCGGTAAAGCCAAGATGGTCGATAACAAGAATGTTTCTCTGCTCAATATCTTCGTGATGGACTTTGCTTTGCCTGCGGCGCTGTTTAGCGCCACGGTGCAAACGCCGTGGAGCGGCATCGTTCAGCAGTCTCCGCTGATTGTCGTTCTGGTATTAGGCATGTGGATCACCTATGCCGCCATTTACTTTATCTGCACCAAAGTCTTCAAGAAAACCCCACAGGACGCAGCGGTTCTGACGCTAACTGTGGCGTTACCTAACTACGCCGCGCTGGGCTTACCGATTTTAGGCAGCGTGTTGGGCGAAAGCTCTTCCACGTCGCTGTCGGTTGCGGTGGCTATCGCCTGTGGTTCCGTGCTGATGACGCCGTTCTGTCTGCTGATCCTCGAACGTGAAAAAGCGCGTGAGTCGGGTGCGATTCAGGGTTCAACGCTGACCATGCTGCCGGTTCTGATGTGGCGTTCGGTGAAAAAACCTATCGTGTGGGGGCCGCTGCTGGGGGTTGTGCTGTCAGCCATCGGTATTCACATGCCTGAAATGGTGCTGGCTTCAATCAAACCGTTGGGGCTGTCTGCCACGGCTTCGGCGCTGTTCCTGACCGGTGTGATCCTGTCTGCGCGTAAACTGCAAATCAATACCTGCGTGGTGCTGTCTAGCGTCACCAAGCTGCTGATTCAGCCTTTCATTGCGTGGGGTATCGTGTTGGCGATGGGCTTGCATGGCGATGTTGCCGTCACGGCCATTCTGATGATCGCGCTTTCTGCGGGCTTCTTCGGTATCGTATTCGGCAACCGTTTCGGCGTGCAGTCTCCTGATGCTGAAGCCACGCTGCTGATAAGCTCCGTGCTGTGTATCATCACACTGCCGCTGTTTATTGCGCTGACCGCAGGAATTTAA
- a CDS encoding malonate decarboxylase holo-ACP synthase — MLRPHDLIWINNAQSLTTQDTMPEWVTQQWRTSLPLVVRRDVQDGGRIPVGIRGMKRSQRAAGWVDEQSVVRCVTPESLIADPIALLQSSFVSLPPVQVLIMLMQTPWPWVWGVTGSCGYALATDIPVMHTDSDLDLVVRCPQKITAEELAHFAERIAQVQLPCRTDVQVETPLGAFALTEWLRDKRVMLKTSTGPVLTRDPWLPSEEA, encoded by the coding sequence ATGTTACGCCCGCATGACCTGATTTGGATTAACAACGCACAGTCACTGACTACGCAAGACACCATGCCGGAGTGGGTGACGCAGCAGTGGCGCACATCATTGCCATTGGTGGTGCGACGCGATGTTCAAGACGGCGGGCGTATTCCAGTTGGGATCCGTGGCATGAAGCGCAGCCAGCGTGCGGCGGGGTGGGTCGATGAGCAAAGCGTGGTGCGATGCGTCACGCCGGAGTCGTTAATCGCCGATCCTATCGCGTTACTGCAATCTTCTTTTGTTTCCCTGCCTCCGGTTCAGGTGCTGATTATGCTGATGCAGACGCCGTGGCCGTGGGTATGGGGCGTGACAGGAAGCTGCGGTTACGCCTTAGCGACGGATATTCCGGTGATGCATACCGATAGCGATCTCGATTTAGTGGTGCGCTGTCCGCAAAAAATAACTGCGGAAGAATTGGCGCACTTTGCCGAACGCATTGCTCAGGTTCAGCTCCCGTGCCGAACCGACGTTCAAGTTGAAACCCCACTCGGGGCTTTTGCTCTGACAGAATGGCTACGCGATAAGCGCGTCATGCTGAAAACGTCAACCGGACCGGTGTTAACCCGCGATCCGTGGTTGCCGTCAGAGGAGGCATAA
- the mdcE gene encoding biotin-independent malonate decarboxylase subunit gamma, which yields MSTSTAHTASRGRYWFSLLTQGATQRQGQCESVKVADGEIDGQAARFIAVVPDANNHYPRAVNGEVGLLEGWTLAQLVSEVVEADQDKPQKRAIVAVIDVPSQAYGRREEAFGIHQALAGAAGAYAKARLAGHPVIGLIVGKAMSGAFLAHGYQANRLIAFNDAGVMIHAMGKESAARITLRSVESLEKLAATIPPMAYDIKNYSTLGLLDQLLDINDPLNASADDLARVNNVLREAIADARQQGVDLSNRLGAHNRQSSSLVRSRMRAEW from the coding sequence ATGAGCACCTCAACAGCACACACCGCCAGCCGTGGCCGCTACTGGTTTTCCTTACTGACTCAGGGCGCCACTCAGCGCCAAGGGCAATGCGAATCGGTTAAAGTCGCCGATGGCGAAATTGATGGACAGGCCGCACGTTTTATCGCGGTGGTTCCAGATGCAAACAATCATTATCCGCGTGCGGTCAACGGCGAAGTCGGTCTGCTCGAAGGCTGGACGCTGGCACAGTTGGTGAGTGAGGTCGTCGAAGCTGACCAAGACAAACCACAGAAGCGCGCCATCGTGGCCGTGATTGATGTGCCAAGTCAGGCTTATGGCCGTCGCGAAGAAGCGTTTGGTATTCATCAGGCCTTAGCCGGTGCCGCAGGTGCTTACGCGAAAGCGCGTTTGGCGGGTCATCCGGTGATTGGCTTAATCGTCGGTAAAGCGATGTCAGGTGCTTTCTTAGCGCACGGCTATCAGGCTAACCGTCTGATTGCGTTCAATGACGCGGGCGTCATGATTCATGCGATGGGGAAAGAGTCTGCGGCGCGTATTACGCTGCGCTCCGTGGAGTCGCTGGAGAAATTAGCCGCGACCATTCCGCCGATGGCCTATGACATTAAAAACTACAGCACGCTGGGCTTATTAGACCAACTGCTAGACATCAACGATCCGCTCAATGCCAGCGCAGACGATCTTGCTCGCGTGAACAACGTACTGCGCGAGGCCATTGCCGATGCTCGCCAACAGGGCGTCGATCTCAGCAACCGCTTAGGCGCGCACAATCGCCAAAGTTCTTCTCTGGTTCGCAGCCGTATGCGCGCCGAGTGGTAA
- a CDS encoding ABC transporter substrate-binding protein, with protein MAGNVFIGRKILASLALMGAVMCTAQAADAVTVGSKIDTEGSLLGNLIVQTLDANGIKTVNKTQLGTTKVLRGAIAAGEIDIYPEYTGNGAFFFADEKDPAWKNAQQGYEKVKQLDLAKNQIVWLTPAPANNTWSIAVRNDVAQQNHLESLEDLGKWLKQGGKFKLAASAEFIERPDALPAFETAYGFKLDQDQLLSLAGGDTAVTIKAAAEQTSGVNGAMAYGTDGPVAALGLKTLSDPKGVQPIYAPTPIVREATLKAHPEIATVLKPVFESLDGPTLQKLNAKIAVDGQDAKKVAAKYLKDKGFVKS; from the coding sequence ATGGCAGGAAATGTATTTATCGGACGTAAGATTCTGGCATCTTTGGCGTTAATGGGCGCGGTGATGTGCACGGCACAGGCGGCCGATGCGGTTACGGTGGGCTCTAAAATTGATACCGAAGGTTCTTTGTTGGGCAATCTCATTGTGCAAACCTTGGACGCAAACGGCATTAAAACGGTGAACAAAACCCAGCTTGGCACCACTAAAGTTTTACGTGGGGCGATAGCCGCGGGAGAAATTGATATTTACCCTGAATATACCGGCAACGGGGCTTTCTTCTTTGCCGATGAAAAAGATCCTGCGTGGAAAAATGCCCAGCAAGGCTATGAAAAAGTGAAGCAGCTCGATTTGGCCAAAAACCAAATTGTCTGGCTGACGCCAGCACCGGCTAACAATACGTGGAGCATCGCGGTGCGCAACGACGTCGCGCAGCAAAATCATCTGGAGTCGTTAGAGGATCTAGGTAAATGGCTGAAGCAGGGCGGTAAATTTAAGCTGGCCGCATCGGCTGAGTTTATCGAACGTCCTGATGCGTTACCGGCCTTTGAAACGGCCTATGGTTTCAAATTGGATCAAGATCAGCTGCTGTCATTAGCCGGTGGTGATACCGCGGTGACAATCAAAGCGGCCGCGGAGCAAACGTCGGGTGTTAACGGCGCGATGGCGTATGGCACCGATGGCCCCGTAGCCGCGTTAGGTTTGAAAACGCTCAGCGATCCTAAAGGCGTGCAGCCAATCTACGCACCAACGCCAATCGTGCGTGAAGCGACGCTGAAAGCACATCCCGAAATCGCGACCGTGCTGAAACCGGTATTTGAATCTCTTGATGGCCCAACGCTGCAAAAACTGAACGCCAAAATCGCCGTTGATGGGCAAGACGCAAAGAAAGTCGCAGCAAAATATTTGAAAGATAAGGGCTTTGTTAAGTCTTAA
- a CDS encoding ABC transporter permease: protein MMLALWQMPLLTQAANRLVSGTGMPLRDIIHGFAWILILPFPVLLILCFCPQNRLVLWLIYLVSGALFAGLLLLIAWQAHLLAGDEDSLVRVSLGGGFWFIGALSLLSGADAVSRLTQSSGMRILAALLILAPIPILLVSGALDTLSLMKEYANRDDVFNQALGQHLTLLFSTLAVAVLIGVPLGIVAARCEKLRKPMFSVLNIIQTIPSIALFGLLIAPLAGLAQAWPWLGTLGISGIGVAPALIALVLYALLPLVRSVVAGIEQVPQPVIEAARGVGMTQSQILRKVELPLALPVMLSGVRIVAVQTVGMAVIAALIGAGGFGAIVFQGLLSSALDLVLLGVIPVVVMAVTVDTLFKFLVSRIEATRQ, encoded by the coding sequence ATGATGTTGGCGCTCTGGCAAATGCCGCTGCTGACTCAGGCGGCAAACCGCTTGGTGTCTGGTACTGGTATGCCGCTAAGGGACATTATTCATGGCTTTGCATGGATTCTGATCCTGCCATTTCCTGTTTTGCTCATCCTCTGCTTCTGCCCACAAAACCGCCTTGTGCTATGGCTGATTTACCTCGTCAGCGGCGCGTTGTTTGCGGGTTTGCTGCTCTTAATTGCATGGCAAGCACACCTGCTGGCCGGTGATGAAGACAGCCTAGTGCGCGTGTCTTTAGGCGGCGGATTTTGGTTTATCGGCGCATTAAGTTTGCTGAGCGGTGCTGACGCCGTTAGCCGTTTAACCCAAAGCAGCGGAATGCGTATTTTGGCCGCGCTGCTGATTTTGGCTCCGATACCGATCTTATTAGTCAGCGGTGCGCTGGATACGCTTTCGCTGATGAAAGAGTACGCCAACCGTGATGATGTTTTTAATCAGGCGCTGGGGCAGCATCTCACGTTGTTGTTCAGCACGCTCGCGGTGGCCGTGCTCATCGGTGTGCCGCTCGGCATTGTTGCTGCGCGCTGTGAAAAACTGCGTAAACCGATGTTTTCGGTGCTGAATATTATTCAGACCATCCCCTCAATTGCGCTATTTGGCTTGTTGATCGCACCGCTTGCGGGATTAGCTCAGGCATGGCCATGGTTGGGAACGCTGGGTATTAGCGGAATTGGCGTTGCACCGGCGCTGATCGCCTTGGTGCTGTATGCGCTGTTGCCGCTGGTGCGTAGCGTGGTGGCCGGAATTGAACAGGTTCCGCAGCCCGTGATTGAGGCCGCGCGCGGCGTGGGTATGACGCAAAGCCAAATCCTACGTAAGGTTGAATTGCCTCTGGCGCTGCCCGTTATGCTCAGCGGCGTGCGAATTGTGGCGGTTCAAACCGTGGGGATGGCGGTTATCGCCGCGCTGATCGGCGCGGGTGGATTCGGTGCCATCGTCTTCCAAGGCCTACTCAGCAGCGCGTTGGACTTGGTGTTGCTGGGGGTTATTCCGGTGGTTGTGATGGCGGTGACCGTAGATACCTTATTTAAATTTTTAGTTTCTCGAATTGAAGCGACGCGACAATGA
- a CDS encoding ABC transporter ATP-binding protein, whose translation MIHFKHVNKYFAGRPAVEDLSLHIAEGEFTVLIGTSGSGKSTTLKMINRLIDHDSGELTFAGQDISHFKPEALRRRMGYAIQSIGLFPHWTVEQNIATVPQLLKWPAARIRQRVTELMEMLSLDVAEFRHRYPHQLSGGQQQRVGVARALAADPEVLLMDEPFGALDPVTRTTLQQEIARIHTLLGRTIVLVTHDIDEALSLADRIVLMDAGKVVQQGTPQALLNQPVNDFVRQFFGHSDVGIKLLGLDVVASRVRRGELLHGEPIRCDLNLRDAMSVFIYRQVDRLPVIDEAGQPVGVLYFADLVKKTEA comes from the coding sequence ATGATTCATTTCAAGCATGTTAATAAATACTTTGCCGGACGTCCGGCGGTAGAAGACCTCTCTTTGCATATTGCCGAGGGGGAATTTACCGTGCTGATCGGCACCTCTGGCTCGGGGAAATCGACCACGCTGAAAATGATCAATCGCTTAATCGATCATGACAGCGGTGAGCTGACTTTCGCCGGACAGGATATCAGTCATTTTAAGCCTGAGGCTTTGCGGCGGCGTATGGGATATGCCATTCAATCCATTGGATTATTTCCACATTGGACGGTAGAGCAAAATATTGCCACCGTGCCACAGCTGTTGAAGTGGCCCGCGGCCCGTATTCGCCAGCGCGTGACGGAGCTGATGGAAATGCTGAGTTTGGATGTGGCTGAGTTTCGCCATCGTTATCCGCATCAGCTTTCAGGGGGGCAGCAGCAGCGCGTGGGCGTGGCGAGAGCTTTGGCTGCCGATCCGGAAGTTTTACTGATGGATGAGCCTTTTGGCGCGCTCGATCCCGTTACTCGCACCACTTTGCAACAGGAAATCGCCCGCATTCATACCTTGCTCGGCCGCACCATTGTTTTGGTGACTCACGATATTGATGAAGCGCTGAGTCTTGCCGACCGTATCGTGCTGATGGATGCCGGAAAAGTGGTTCAGCAGGGAACGCCGCAGGCGTTGCTGAATCAACCGGTAAATGATTTTGTGCGCCAATTCTTCGGCCATAGCGACGTTGGGATCAAGCTGCTGGGATTAGACGTAGTGGCTTCCCGCGTGCGTCGCGGCGAACTTCTTCACGGTGAACCGATTCGCTGCGATCTTAATTTACGCGATGCGATGTCGGTCTTTATTTACCGTCAGGTTGACCGTTTACCCGTTATCGATGAGGCAGGGCAGCCGGTTGGCGTGCTCTATTTCGCCGACTTGGTGAAGAAAACGGAGGCATGA